In Cotesia glomerata isolate CgM1 linkage group LG3, MPM_Cglom_v2.3, whole genome shotgun sequence, one genomic interval encodes:
- the LOC123260487 gene encoding cell cycle checkpoint protein RAD1, translating into MMSSPDDYKFVAKLGNLKTLVQLLRSINFKEWATCCCSDNGVKITVEDSKCLQGIAYIPKIIFQEYNLAEDVIFKINLTVLVECLGMFWSSISTQGVSVMLQLMYKDVGHPVSVLIEEDGILTDCSLKTLEPDDLIDFNIEPSNVLNKVILNTEILRDIWSELDPTTDVIALLLSPDPPYFRISTSGFAGECHIEIPHDTESIENFQCSIEATFCYQYSSMKPVMKALACANKVSLKTDSRGLLVFQFMVKTDDGHLSYIEYYLSPVFDADE; encoded by the exons ATGATGTCGTCACCAGATGATTATAAATTCGTTGCCAAATTGGGCAATCTCAAAACACTTGTACAATTATTGAGATCTATCAATTTTAAAGAG tgGGCAACGTGTTGCTGCTCGGACAATGGTGTAAAAATAACTGTTGAGGATAGCAAATGTCTCCAAGGAATCGCGTacattccaaaaattatttttcaagaatataatCTTGCTGAAGAcgttatatttaaaattaatttaactgttCTAGTGGAGTGCCTTGGAATGTTTTGGAGTAGTATATCTACTCAAGGAGTTTCGGTTATGCTCCAATTGATGTACAAA GATGTAGGACATCCAGTGTCTGTGTTAATTGAAGAAGATGGTATTCTTACTGACTGTTCATtaaaaactcttgaaccagATGATCTTATAGACTTTAATATCGAACCGAGTAACGTTCTCaacaaagttattttaaatacagaAATATTACGTGACATTTGGAGTGAGCTGGACCCTACAACTGACGTGATAGCG ctGTTGCTTTCACCAGACCCGCCGTATTTTAGAATAAGCACCAGTGGTTTCGCGGGTGAATGTCACATCGAGATACCTCACGATACCGAATCAATTGAGAATTTTCAGTGCAGCATAGAGGCCACATTTTGTTATCAGTACTCTTCAATGAAACCGGTAATGAAAGCACTTGCTTGCGCTAATAAAGTATCACTAAAAACAGACAGCAGAGGACTTTTGGTGTTTCAATTTATGGTAAAAACTGACGATGGTCATTTGAGTTACATCGAGTACTAC CTATCACCAGTTTTTGATGCCGATGaatag
- the LOC123260488 gene encoding SH2B adapter protein 2 isoform X1, translating into MNVYNASSAATTVITSSPATAVGAVEVTDDWVEFCDRHARATASDFAKAFCTYVNLNLPESARATLSHRDFLRKFIDSFCEHFENEYLRRTQNARSPSFHDTRHVIPNSTSQNNRVQPVRASSNEEFSDYSDRDGEVVSPKPVHKPFFRRLSFKGFKKGRGFFHKQQSDEVELSHSESRKDKHTKSKLSKIVVECRKEGVVNTLIGENSDGTQKWEKSRLALIKAIGGYMLEFYSPPKAVKPRGGVFCSAITEARETTALEMPDHENTFVLKTQNAEFVIEAHDSSDMRSWLATIKYCMRSAFLNSATNDSAGDGLGHGSASGQDGDRVRANSASKSSRSGFDHANDLAHPPELPPRLRTRSNSNLELCSSQQEIEQMSGNEGEPDLAVSLREYPWFHGTLPRSDAAQLVLHNAMNGHGVFLVRQSETRKGEFVLTFNFQGRAKHLRMTLNDQGHCRVQHLCFPAILDMLDHFRQNAIPLESGGTADVTLTEFVVASHALRPVVHPTVNANTQQNQAQERRPATVPESREIRTCGGSVRIKTDSVEWLEQQQQQQQHNVNNNLDQQASTSASSSNRAVQNAYSFL; encoded by the exons ATGAATGTTTACAACGCGTCGTCAGCGGCCACCACCGTCATCACGTCGTCGCCAGCCACGGCAGTCGGAGCAGTCGAGGTTACCGATGATTGGGTTGAATTTTGTGACAGACACGCCCGCGCAACGGCTTCAGATTTTGCCAAGGCATTTTGCACATACGTCAACTTAAATTTGCCAGAAAGCGCCCGGGCTACTCTCTCACATCGTGATTTTTTACGTAAATTCATCGATAGCTTCTGCGAGCATTTTGAGAACGAGTACCTCAGACGTACTCAGAATGCAAG ATCTCCATCATTCCACGATACACGACACGTGATACCCAACTCCACTAGTCAAAATAATCGAGTACAACCAGTAAGAGCGTCATCAAATGAAGAGTTTAGTGATTATTCAGACCGCGATGGCGAGGTCGTCTCACCGAAGCCTGTGCATAAGCCCTTTTTTCGACGTCTCTCATTCAAGGGATTCAAAAAGGGTCGTGGATTTTTCCACAAGCAACAGAGTGATGAAGTTGAATTGTCGCACAGCGAAAGCAGAAAAGACAAACACACTAAATCCAAGCTGTCTAAAATAGTAGTGGAGTGTCGTAAGGAGGGTGTTGTCAATACTTTGATCGGAGAAAATTCCGATGGGACGCAAAAATGGGAAAAATCACGGTTGGCGCTGATCAAAGCCATCGGTGGTTACATGCTGGAATTTTATTCCCCGCCTAAAGCCGTGAAACCACGTGGAGGTGTGTTTTGTTCGGCGATTACCGAAGCGCGTGAAACAACAGCTTTGGAGATGCCGGATCATGAGAATACATTTGTACTAAAAACGCAGAACGCTGAATTTGTGATCGAAGCGCATGATTCCTCAGACATGAGGTCGTGGTTGGCTACTATTAAATACTGTATGCGTTCGGCATTTTTAAACTCCGCGACAAATGATTCTGCAGGTGATGGTTTGGGACATGGCTCGGCCTCGGGACAAGACGGTGATCGCGTGCGAGCTAATTCCGCGAGTAAGAGCTCGCGGTCAGGATTTGATCATGCAAATGATCTTGCTCATCCACCAGAATTACCTCCTAGACTTCGTACACGTAGTAATAGTAATCTTGAGCTTTGCTCTTCTCAACAAGAAATCGAACAAA tgagTGGTAATGAAGGAGAACCAGACTTGGCTGTTAGTTTAAGAGAATATCCATGGTTTCATGGCACATTACCGCGATCAGATGCAGCACAACTTGTCTTACATAACGCAATGAATGGACATGGTGTTTTTCTAGTGAGACAAAGTGAGACGAGAAAAGGAGAATTtgtattaacatttaatttccAAGGAAGAGCtaag CATTTAAGAATGACGCTAAACGATCAAGGTCACTGTCGTGTTCAACACCTGTGTTTTCCCGCAATACTTGATATGCTGGATCATTTTCGGCAGAATGCAATACCCCTAGAGTCTGGTGGAACGGCAGATGTGACGCTTACGGAATTCGTAGTGGCGAGTCATGCATTACGCCCAGTAGTGCATCCAACAGTTAACGCAAATACACAGCAAAATCAAGCTCAGGAGAGGAGACCTGCTACCGTACCGGAGTCAAGAGAA ATCCGGACTTGTGGTGGATCAGTAAGAATCAAAACAGACTCTGTGGAATGGCTTGagcagcaacagcagcagcaacaacataatgttaataataatttggatcAACAAGCATCGACTTCAGCATCATCAAGCAATAGAGCTGTGCAAAATGCCTACAGTTTTCTCTGA
- the LOC123260488 gene encoding SH2B adapter protein 2 isoform X2: MNVYNASSAATTVITSSPATAVGAVEVTDDWVEFCDRHARATASDFAKAFCTYVNLNLPESARATLSHRDFLRKFIDSFCEHFENEYLRRTQNARSPSFHDTRHVIPNSTSQNNRVQPVRASSNEEFSDYSDRDGEVVSPKPVHKPFFRRLSFKGFKKGRGFFHKQQSDEVELSHSESRKDKHTKSKLSKIVVECRKEGVVNTLIGENSDGTQKWEKSRLALIKAIGGYMLEFYSPPKAVKPRGGVFCSAITEARETTALEMPDHENTFVLKTQNAEFVIEAHDSSDMRSWLATIKYCMRSAFLNSATNDSAGDGLGHGSASGQDGDRVRANSASKSSRSGFDHANDLAHPPELPPRLRTRSNSNLELCSSQQEIEQMSGNEGEPDLAVSLREYPWFHGTLPRSDAAQLVLHNAMNGHGVFLVRQSETRKGEFVLTFNFQGRAKHLRMTLNDQGHCRVQHLCFPAILDMLDHFRQNAIPLESGGTADVTLTEFVVASHALRPVVHPTVNANTQQNQAQERRPATVPESREVRVSSGSLTPLE; encoded by the exons ATGAATGTTTACAACGCGTCGTCAGCGGCCACCACCGTCATCACGTCGTCGCCAGCCACGGCAGTCGGAGCAGTCGAGGTTACCGATGATTGGGTTGAATTTTGTGACAGACACGCCCGCGCAACGGCTTCAGATTTTGCCAAGGCATTTTGCACATACGTCAACTTAAATTTGCCAGAAAGCGCCCGGGCTACTCTCTCACATCGTGATTTTTTACGTAAATTCATCGATAGCTTCTGCGAGCATTTTGAGAACGAGTACCTCAGACGTACTCAGAATGCAAG ATCTCCATCATTCCACGATACACGACACGTGATACCCAACTCCACTAGTCAAAATAATCGAGTACAACCAGTAAGAGCGTCATCAAATGAAGAGTTTAGTGATTATTCAGACCGCGATGGCGAGGTCGTCTCACCGAAGCCTGTGCATAAGCCCTTTTTTCGACGTCTCTCATTCAAGGGATTCAAAAAGGGTCGTGGATTTTTCCACAAGCAACAGAGTGATGAAGTTGAATTGTCGCACAGCGAAAGCAGAAAAGACAAACACACTAAATCCAAGCTGTCTAAAATAGTAGTGGAGTGTCGTAAGGAGGGTGTTGTCAATACTTTGATCGGAGAAAATTCCGATGGGACGCAAAAATGGGAAAAATCACGGTTGGCGCTGATCAAAGCCATCGGTGGTTACATGCTGGAATTTTATTCCCCGCCTAAAGCCGTGAAACCACGTGGAGGTGTGTTTTGTTCGGCGATTACCGAAGCGCGTGAAACAACAGCTTTGGAGATGCCGGATCATGAGAATACATTTGTACTAAAAACGCAGAACGCTGAATTTGTGATCGAAGCGCATGATTCCTCAGACATGAGGTCGTGGTTGGCTACTATTAAATACTGTATGCGTTCGGCATTTTTAAACTCCGCGACAAATGATTCTGCAGGTGATGGTTTGGGACATGGCTCGGCCTCGGGACAAGACGGTGATCGCGTGCGAGCTAATTCCGCGAGTAAGAGCTCGCGGTCAGGATTTGATCATGCAAATGATCTTGCTCATCCACCAGAATTACCTCCTAGACTTCGTACACGTAGTAATAGTAATCTTGAGCTTTGCTCTTCTCAACAAGAAATCGAACAAA tgagTGGTAATGAAGGAGAACCAGACTTGGCTGTTAGTTTAAGAGAATATCCATGGTTTCATGGCACATTACCGCGATCAGATGCAGCACAACTTGTCTTACATAACGCAATGAATGGACATGGTGTTTTTCTAGTGAGACAAAGTGAGACGAGAAAAGGAGAATTtgtattaacatttaatttccAAGGAAGAGCtaag CATTTAAGAATGACGCTAAACGATCAAGGTCACTGTCGTGTTCAACACCTGTGTTTTCCCGCAATACTTGATATGCTGGATCATTTTCGGCAGAATGCAATACCCCTAGAGTCTGGTGGAACGGCAGATGTGACGCTTACGGAATTCGTAGTGGCGAGTCATGCATTACGCCCAGTAGTGCATCCAACAGTTAACGCAAATACACAGCAAAATCAAGCTCAGGAGAGGAGACCTGCTACCGTACCGGAGTCAAGAGAAGTAAGAGTCAGCAGCGGAAGTCTCACACCTCTTGAGTGA
- the LOC123260489 gene encoding uncharacterized protein LOC123260489, whose product MNSRESMMIFPEEIWEEIFKKIDDVADLIKLQSVCVSFNKWIRRLLERDVNWKKRCQAISDQGHYEIFTKVYPNLIHDIDSSWKNDIDNCDWRKIFMSWKKWNFSLHREVFIDSVYDFPTFSRNEVITCIDVWGDIVGTTTSEGLIYFCKTYEPGKIIYRADHKAEVRQIKFWYTGNELLAVTCSIYEKIKFWNVFEKKEIDTNNCFGGRILSINRNCCYLTYNNYLIRTKYCTVNNLIIPDSVSSILLSPHEEIIATYSSDESTSIITNVKSVISRYVINTANTEDEVDDFSIELDNDLENAVVKKFYALSPNVMVGLCDHLLAVSIDNKPWKVYNVFKHFLSIVTAIIYHANILILGFDSGYVALFRLKNLQDLLDFNFTTQFSKKIKVDGQPIISLNVTDIQDEQFIISTSEKNFHVMRFFKSTCDATKIESQV is encoded by the exons ATGA ATTCGAGAGAATCCATGATGATTTTTCCGGAAGAAATATGGgaggaaatatttaaaaagattgaCGACGTTGctgatttaataaaacttcAATCTGTATGCGTGAGTTTCAATAAATGGATAAGAAGACTATTGGAACGAGATGTCAATTGGAAGAAACGGTGTCAAGCTATTTCAGACCAGGGtcactatgaaatttttaccaAAGTCTATCCAAATTTGATTCATGATATCGATTCATCTTGGAAAAATGACATTGATAATTGTGACTGGCGGAAAATTTTCATGTCTTGgaaaaaatggaatttttcCTTACATCGAGAAGTGTTTATTGATTCGGTTTATGATTTTCCGACGTTTTCCAGAAACGAAGTTATCACTTGCATAGATGTCTGgg gtgaCATTGTAGGTACAACGACCAGTGAAGGattaatttacttttgtaaaacttatgaaccaggtaaaattatttacagagCTGATCACAAAGCAGAAGTTCGACAAATTAAATTCTGGTATACAG gtAATGAAttgttagctgtcacttgttcaatatatgaaaaaataaaattttggaatgtttttgaaaaaaaagaaatagatACTAATAATTGCTTCGGCGGTAGAATTCTCAg tATCAATCGGAATTGTTGTTATTTGACgtataataactatttaataCGCACAAAATATTGCACCgtgaataatttaatcattccTGATTCAGTATCTTCAATACTACTAAGTCCACATGAAGAAATCATCGCAACTTATTCATCAGATGAatct ACTAGTATAATAACGAACGTGAAGTCTGTAATCAGTAGATATGTAATCAATACTGCAAATACTGAGGATGAAGTTGATGATTTCAGTATTGAATTGGACAATGATTTAGAAAATGCAGTTGTGAAAAAGTTCTATGCACTATCACCCAATGTTATGGTTGGACTATGTG ATCATTTACTGGCGGTCAGTATTGATAATAAGCCTTGGAAAGTTTACAACGTCTTTAAGCACTTTCTGTCTATTGTTACTGCGATTATTTACCATGCTAACATTTTAATCTTAGGTTTTGATTCAg GATATGTTGCTCTCTTTCgtttaaaaaatcttcaagatttattagactttaattttacaacacaattctccaaaaaaataaaagttgatGGCCAACCTATTATTTCATTGAATGTGACAGATATCCAAGAtgaacaatttattatttcaactagtgagaaaaattttcatgttatGAGATTTTTCAAGTCAACATGTGATGCAACAAAAATTGAAAGTCAAGTTTAA
- the LOC123261450 gene encoding uncharacterized protein LOC123261450 — MSHSKVNAAKSLLQFLKSINSPIILVAHNCFRFDCPTLLNFIRNEGLLNEFSELVAGFADSLPLFKSKLKDKRGTKASYRQEVLAEEFLNASLLSDAHNAANDVCVLQKLVEHKDININRNDILENFKSLYEIMNQGAEKIKFNKIQKTLQCLLVDKNKKENGGLSVHMIKKMAMTGITFDTVSKCFKSSGPKGIRILLAQDVGGKPRITKSQKIIDSLCTKLGLILSDSCLTAS; from the coding sequence ATGtctcattcaaaagtaaatGCCGCAAAGAGtttgttacaatttttaaaatcaataaacagTCCAATCATTTTGGTTGCTCATAATTGTTTTAGGTTCGATTGTCCAACgctattgaattttataagaaatgaAGGCCTATTGAATGAGTTTTCGGAATTAGTTGCTGGATTTGCTGATTCTTTACCTTTATTTAAATCTAAACTTAAAGATAAACGTGGAACGAAAGCCAGTTACAGACAGGAGGTATTAGCTGAAGAGTTTTTAAATGCTAGTTTATTGAGTGATGCACATAATGCAGCTAATGATGTATGTGTACTTCAAAAGCTTGTTGAACACaaagatataaatattaatagaaatGATATATTAGAGAACTTTAAAAGTCTTTATGAAATAATGAATCAAGgcgctgaaaaaataaaattcaacaagATACAAAAAACTCTTCAGTGTTTACTAGTcgacaaaaacaaaaaagaaaacgGTGGCTTATCTGTgcatatgattaaaaaaatggcaATGACTGGAATAACTTTCGATACTGTAAGTAAGTGCTTCAAATCGAGTGGTCCTAAAGGTATAAGAATACTTTTGGCACAAGATGTAGGTGGAAAACCTCGTATTACGAAaagccaaaaaattattgatagctTATGTACAAAATTAGGGCTTATTCTGTCTGACAGCTGTCTAACAGCTAGCtaa